The genomic DNA CTGCCTTCGCAATCGGTATTCTATGTAATATCTATGCATTTCACCGCTACACTACATATTCTATCTACTTCCGTATTACTCAAGTCAACCAGTATCAAAGGCAGTTCCATAGTTAAGCTATGGGATTTCACCTCTGACTTAATCGACCGCCTGCGGACCCTTTAAACCCAATGATTCCGGATAACGCTCGGACCCTCCGTATTACCGCGGCTGCTGGCACGGAGTTAGCCGGTCCTTATTCTTACAGTACCGTCAAATACCTACTCGTAGGTACGTTTCTTCCTGTATAAAAGCAGTTTACAACCCATAGGGCAGTCTTCCTGCACGCGGCATGGCTGGGTCAGAGTTGCCTCCATTGCCCAATATTCCTCACTGCTGCCTCCCGTAGGAGTCTGGTCCGTGTCTCAGTACCAGTGTGGGGGATCTCCCTCTCAGGACCCCTACCTATCGTTGCCATGGTAAGCCGTTACCTTACCATCTAGCTAATAGGACGCATAGTCATCTTCTACCGATAAATCTTTAACTTTAAAACGATGCCATTCCAAAGTGTTATGAGGTATTAATCTTCATTTCTAAAGGCTATCCCTCTGTAGAAGGCAGATTCTATACGCGTTACGCACCCGTGCGCCGGTCGTCATCTGTAGCAAGCTACAATGTTACCCCTCGACTTGCATGTGTTAAGCCTGCCGCTAGCGTTCATCCTGAGCCAGGATCAAACTCTTCATTGTATAATCTTTAATATTATGAATGAATAAGTTTCAAAAGAATTACTTTATTATATAAAGTGGTTATTCTACTCTTTGTTTACGCTGTCAATTTCAATATTTTCAATGAACTTATTATTCTAATCTTTATGCAAACTAAAATAATCTCTTGTAGAAATGTTAGACTCGAACTAACTGATTTTTTTATTTAAAATCTTCCAAATTTCCTTGAACGTTACGCTCTTTTAGAAAGCGGTTGCAAATGTATAACCTTTTTTAAAACTGACAAACTTTTTTTTGAAAAAGTTTTTTTTTAAATTTTAAAAGCTAAAAAATCAACTCCTCGTTATTAAACAAGCGCAAATATAAAACTTTTAAATCTCTCGAAACAAACGTTTTTTAACTTTTATTTAAACATCTACAAACCCAATCTCTCAATGATCTTTGCTAACTTTGCTTATTTGCCCGTTAGCGGCTGCAAATATAGAAACTATTTATGCAATAACAAGCTTTTTTTTGCCCTTTTTTATGCTATACAACGCAACTTCATAGAAAACAACAACTTATAGTATTAAAGTTTTTTATTGTTATTTATTCCTATCTTAACAAGGCACAAAAAACCACTACGTTTCTCCTAAAGTTATTCATTCAAAATCCAGCATTTCCCTATTCTTTTCTTAAATAAAAAAGGTAAAGCTTCTTTTCTTACGTTTAAACAATCTCTTAAATACATAAGTTCCCTAAAATATCTTTATACTTACCCATTGTAAAAAAAAGCTTTTATAATATCTTTGCCTTTCAAAAATTTCCACTTGTAAGGAAATTAAGTATAATTTTATATAACACATAAATGATTAAAATCACACTACCTGACGGAAGTATTAAGGAGTTTCAACAAAACAGCACTCCAATGGATGTTGCGAAAAGCATCAGTGAAGGGTTGGCCAGAAATGTTATTTCTGCTAGTTTTAATGGGAAAACCGTTGAAACAACAACCCCATTAACAATCGATGGTTCTTTAACGTTACATACATTCAATGATCCTGAAGGTAAAAAAGCTTTTTGGCATTCTTCAGCACATGTCTTGGCTCAAACTATATTAACTTTTTATCCGAACGCTAAGTTAACTATTGGTCCTGCTATTGATAATGGTTTTTATTATGATCTAGACTTAGGAGAGCACAGTATTTCAGAAAAAGATTTCTCCGAAATAGAAAAAAAGTTCCTAGAATTAGCTAGAGAAAAGGCTGAATTCAAAATGCGAGAAATTTCAAAAGCAGATGCTCTCTCCTATTATAAGGAAAGAGGAAATCAATATAAAGTTGAGTTAATTGAAAGCTTAACTGACGGAGACATTACTTTTTGTGATCATAGTAATTTCACAGATTTATGCCGTGGAGGACATATTCCTAACACAGGAATTATAAAATCAGTAAAAATTATGAATGTTGCTGGTGCTTACTGGCGCGGAGATGAGAAAAACAATCAATTAACAAGAATTTACGGAATTTCTTTCCCTAAGCAAAAAATGCTCAAGGAATACCTTCAGTTATTGGAAGAAGCTAAAAAACGTGATCATAGAAAATTAGGTAAAGAATTAGAGTTGTTTACTTTTTCTCAAAAAGTAGGTGCAGGATTACCTCTATGGTTACCCAAAGGAGCTGCCTTAAGAGGTCGTTTAGAAGATTTCTTAAAGAAAGCTCAGAAAAAAGCAGGTTACGAAATGGTAATGACACCACATATCGGTCAAAAGGATTTATATGTAACTTCTGGACATTATGCTAAATATGGAGCTGATAGCTTTCAACCAATTACAACTCCTAAAGACGAGGAAGAGTTTTTATTAAAACCTATGAATTGCCCTCATCATTGTGAAGTATATAACCATAAACCATATTCTTATAAAGACTTGCCAAAACGTTTTGCAGAATTTGGAACCGTATATAGATATGAACAAAGTGGAGAACTTCATGGACTTACCCGTGTAAGAGGTTTTACTCAAGACGATGCTCATATCTTCTGTACGCCTGATCAACTGGATGCTGAATTCAAGAATGTCATCGATTTGGTTTTATATGTTTTTGGCTCTTTAGG from Tenacibaculum maritimum NCIMB 2154 includes the following:
- the thrS gene encoding threonine--tRNA ligase, yielding MIKITLPDGSIKEFQQNSTPMDVAKSISEGLARNVISASFNGKTVETTTPLTIDGSLTLHTFNDPEGKKAFWHSSAHVLAQTILTFYPNAKLTIGPAIDNGFYYDLDLGEHSISEKDFSEIEKKFLELAREKAEFKMREISKADALSYYKERGNQYKVELIESLTDGDITFCDHSNFTDLCRGGHIPNTGIIKSVKIMNVAGAYWRGDEKNNQLTRIYGISFPKQKMLKEYLQLLEEAKKRDHRKLGKELELFTFSQKVGAGLPLWLPKGAALRGRLEDFLKKAQKKAGYEMVMTPHIGQKDLYVTSGHYAKYGADSFQPITTPKDEEEFLLKPMNCPHHCEVYNHKPYSYKDLPKRFAEFGTVYRYEQSGELHGLTRVRGFTQDDAHIFCTPDQLDAEFKNVIDLVLYVFGSLGFEDFTAQVSVRDLDNPEKYIGSIENWEKAENAIISAAKDKGLDYVIETGEAAFYGPKLDFMVKDALGRSWQLGTIQVDYNLPERFDLHYKGADNQLHRPVMIHRAPFGSMERFIAVLLEHTGGNFPLWLTPEQVTILPISEKYQKYTEKVLELLENSEIRALVDSRNEKTGRKIRDAEVNKIPFMVIVGEKEEQDGTVSVRKHGEGDLGTFTIDAFISLIKEEINSTLKQF